Part of the Sphaerochaeta associata genome is shown below.
TTCTGTATGGACTTCTTGTTGGACGGGCTGCTCGCCACTACTTGGAAGCAACTGGTTATGTTCGGCGTCGGCGGTCTTCTCATCTATCTTGCAATAGCAAAGAAACTCGAACCCTCGTTGTTGCTTCCCATGGGATTCGGGGCGATTCTGGTAAACCTGCCGTTCAGTGGGGCCGTCACCCAGATGATGGTGGGCATCGGGGAAGTTCCGGGCATTCTCGACTGGCTCTTCCATCTTGGCATCGAGGCGGCCGAGGCCATGCCCCTGCTGCTCTTCATCGGCATCGGGGCGATGATCGACTTCGGGCCGCTTCTGGCCAATCCGAAGCTCATCCTCTTTGGGGCCGCAGCCCAATGGGGGATTTTCGCTACGATCAGCCTGGCCACCCTGATGGGCTTCAGCCTCGTCGATGCAGCGTCCATCGGCATTATCGGGGCCGCGGACGGGCCGACATCGATATTGGTCTCCCAGGTGCTGGGAAGCACGTACATCGGGCCCATCGCCATCGCCGCCTACTCGTATATGGCCTTGGTCCCGATCATCCAGCCGTTTGCCATCAGGCTGGTGACAACCAAGAAAGAGCGGATGATCAGAATGCCGTACAATCCCCGTTCGGTATCCAAACGCTCCAAGATTCTCTTTCCGATCATCGTCACCGTGGTTGCCGGCTATGTTGCCCCTGCCTCCGTATCGCT
Proteins encoded:
- a CDS encoding sodium ion-translocating decarboxylase subunit beta — its product is MDFLLDGLLATTWKQLVMFGVGGLLIYLAIAKKLEPSLLLPMGFGAILVNLPFSGAVTQMMVGIGEVPGILDWLFHLGIEAAEAMPLLLFIGIGAMIDFGPLLANPKLILFGAAAQWGIFATISLATLMGFSLVDAASIGIIGAADGPTSILVSQVLGSTYIGPIAIAAYSYMALVPIIQPFAIRLVTTKKERMIRMPYNPRSVSKRSKILFPIIVTVVAGYVAPASVSLVGMLMFGNLIRECTVLDTLSTAAQTVLVNLVTLLLGITIASTMKADAFVTVQTVMIMALGLLAFVFDTIAGVVFAKILNLFVKQKVNPMVGAAGISAFPMSARVIQRMGQQADPQNHLLMHAVGANVAGQIASVIAGGVILGLVPGLL